In the Verrucomicrobiia bacterium genome, ACGGGGCGTTGGTCGCGCCGCCAACCTCGATATAGGTGTTGGTCGCGAGGCCGCTCCCCGGTGCGATAAACTGAGAAGCTGAAATGTCGACGAAATTGTTACTGCTGTAGCTACCGTCCAAGGTGCCGCTGGTGACCTGCACGCGACTGGTGGTGCCGCCAGTGGCGGCCCACGTAATTGCGATATTATTCGTGCTCCGCACGATGGAGACTAGTTGGACCGTGCCAGTCGATGGCGGGGGTACAAATCCACTTACCGTCAATTTAACCAAGCCCGAGACGCTGGTATCGATCGTACAAGTGGTGTTTGAAGGGGTCGTGCCGACCGTCAGCCCGTTATAGGTCAACGCACCGCCGTAAGTGAATAGCGTGTAGCTGCCGGCAGTAAAGAAGCCGCCAGAGTCGGCAACGTTGAGCTTGCCACCCAGTGTCAGGTTGTTGCTGACCACAACCGAGCTGCTGTTCGTACCGAGACCAAATAACAGAACTGCATTCGCGTCAATGGAGGCGTTCCCTGCGTGAAGCATGGACCTGATGAATTGCAATTGCCCGCGGGCACCGATGGTCAAAGTGTTGATGACATTCAGCGGAACGAGGGCCCCGAGGTTCATATTGGTAAGGTTCAACGTGTTGGTCGTGGTCGCACTGGCCGGGCCGGCCACAGTGAGATTGCTGATTGTTAGCGTGCTGGGGAAAAAACTTGTATCAGTATCGTCTATCGTGACGGTCTTGGCCGTCGTATTCGTGACGAAGATGGCGCTGTCGCTACTGGCGGGGGCGTGTCCCAAGGACCACCGCGAGGCGACGTCCCAAAAGTCACTTCCTCCAAATATCCAACTATTGGTGGCGGCCTGGGCATTAACTACGGCGAGTGTAAAACCGATCGCGATGATTGTCCTGATTCCCATGATTCCCTTATTCATTGCGCATCAATCTCCGCTATCAGCCGGGACAAGGGAGTAGAGCAAGAAAAGGCGTGTGAGTCAAGAAAACACAGAAAGTGGGCGGTGGGCCGGAAACAGGCGGGACGCCTGTTCAACGAAGGAACGGCGGGATACCTACACGACAGGCATCCCGCCCTACAATGCGGGGAACGGGCGGGACGCCCGTTCTACGCAAAAAGTCGTTGACAGGGGCGTGGGTACGCTGTACATACAATGTGGTTACAGGATTATGGAGTTTGATTGGTCAGATCCGCCATTTGTTGCGAAGAATTCACCGACGACCCGTGAAATCGAAGAGTCATTTGAAGATCCGCTTGGCATTCGGTTGTTTCCTGATTCGGGACGGTTCGCGAAGGAGTCGCGGGCGTTTTATCTTGGGCGGACGTTGACAGGGCGCGGGATTTTCAGCGTGTACCGCTCGGATGGCAAGCAGGTGCGCGTGATCGGTTCGCGGTCGATGACGGAGGAAGAGGAATACTTCTACGACAGGAAGGTGTCTGAATGGACGTCGTGATCAGAATTGTAGGGGGACGGAGTGGTGATCAGAAGCCAACGGCACCCCTCACCTTACTCCTCTCCCCCAAGGGGAGAGGAAACGCATGCCTCGCCCCCCGGGGGAGAGGCCGGCCCCGTCATAGTTTACGGGGACGGGTGAGGGGGACGTTGGTGCAACCGCCATTTTTAACCACACCCAGCAGGAGGCAGCAGTTATGGATGTCGTAACCGTGTGGGAGGAAATACCGCAGTTCGCGTGCGAGCATGACGAGGCGAAGTTCTGGGTGTCGCATCGAATCGACGCGAAGCTGATGGACGAATCGATCATCAACGCCGACCAGACGGAGTCGACGTCGATCACGTTGCGGATCGATCCGCGGATGCTGGCGCGGATCAAACGACTGGCGCGGTCGCGGTATTTAAACTACCAATCAATGATCAAGCAGTGGATTAGTGAACGCATGGAAACCGAACTCCGTGAGCGAGGAAATACTCGATGAAGCTCTCTGCAAATCGTTCCGGCTTTACCCTCGTCGAATTGCTAACTGTGATCACCATTATCGGAATCCTCGCGGCGCTCATCGTCGGGGCCTCCAAGTACGCTCTTCAGAAATCGAGAAGGTCGAGTGCTGTGGCTCGGATCGCAACGCTCGAGGCCAAACTGGAAGACTACAAGGCCGATATTGGGATCTATCCACAGCAGCCGGCCATCCCCGGGCCGGGTAGCACGATGGTGTTGTACAACGCACTTGCGGGCGTCGGCGGAGGAAAGAAGTATTTTACCGCTTTCACTCCGTACGAGATCTCGAAATCAGAAGTCATCGATCCTTTCGGCAATGAGTACCGATATCAATCCCCTGGCACGATCAATAAAACCACGTACGACCTTTGGAGCACCGGACCCGACGGCAAGAACGATAATGGCACCAATGACGACATCACCAACTGGCAGTCGAATTAGGAAAACATCATGAAAAACACTTCACGATTCAACCGCGGCTTCACGCTAATCGAACTTCTGACCGTCATTGCCATCATCGGCATTCTTGCCGCCCTGCTCTTCCCCGCGATTAGCGCTGCCATGAAGAAGGCCAAGATCACCAAGGCTCAAACTGAGGTTCACGCCATCGAAACCGGCTGGAAGGCCTATTTGAACGAATACAGCCAATGGCCGGTGGATCCTGCCACGACCATGTGCCTTGGACAGCCCGCAGCGGAGACGACGGTTACGGGGATCCGGACAACTCCGGATGTGACCGCGCTGCTTTTGGGCAGCAGAACAGCGATTCTTAATTATGTTCCATCCCAGCACAATCCCAAGGGAATCCAGTTCCTCAATCTGAAAATGGATTCCAACGGTGCTCTTGTTGATCCGTGGAACAACCAATACGCTTTCCTGTTCGATGTCGATTATGACAATCAAGTGACCACGAACGCCACTCCCGGCATTCCGACCGTGCCGCGAACTGTCATTGTGTGGTCGTACGGTCCTGACGGCATAAGTGGAACTGCTGACGACATCAAGAGTTGGTAATGAAGAGACAAAACGCATTTACTTTGATCGAGATGATCGCGGTGCTCGTGATCATCGGCATCGTTATCGCCATTGGAATTCCCGCAATGTCGGGCCTCACCCGTTCGGCGGGCGTGCAGGGAGGCACACGCCAGGTTTCGAATACGGCCCAGCTGGCACGTCAATTCGCCATCACTCACCGCACACAAACAGAGCTGCGGATGTCGCGGGGTGCGGTCGCCGTTTTTGCCAACAACATCCAAGTGGACAAGTGGAACAATCTGCCTGCGGGCGTCCTCATCGATCCTAACTCCGCGGGCAGTATCGTTTTTAAGCCAAATGGCAGCCTCGTTTCCCCGGTCGATCAAATCATCATTGTCCGTGAAGGCGTCACGAATACCGCGGTTTCAATTGTCGGTACCAACAGCAATATTTCGACGGTAATGGTTAGTTCCGTCCTTGGTCGAGTGGCAATCCAATGAGCGCGATTAGACAATCATCCAGACCGCTGAAAGCCACCGCAGCGTTTTCGCTCATCGAGG is a window encoding:
- a CDS encoding CopG family antitoxin; amino-acid sequence: MDVVTVWEEIPQFACEHDEAKFWVSHRIDAKLMDESIINADQTESTSITLRIDPRMLARIKRLARSRYLNYQSMIKQWISERMETELRERGNTR
- a CDS encoding type II secretion system protein GspG, with the translated sequence MKLSANRSGFTLVELLTVITIIGILAALIVGASKYALQKSRRSSAVARIATLEAKLEDYKADIGIYPQQPAIPGPGSTMVLYNALAGVGGGKKYFTAFTPYEISKSEVIDPFGNEYRYQSPGTINKTTYDLWSTGPDGKNDNGTNDDITNWQSN
- a CDS encoding prepilin-type N-terminal cleavage/methylation domain-containing protein translates to MKNTSRFNRGFTLIELLTVIAIIGILAALLFPAISAAMKKAKITKAQTEVHAIETGWKAYLNEYSQWPVDPATTMCLGQPAAETTVTGIRTTPDVTALLLGSRTAILNYVPSQHNPKGIQFLNLKMDSNGALVDPWNNQYAFLFDVDYDNQVTTNATPGIPTVPRTVIVWSYGPDGISGTADDIKSW
- a CDS encoding prepilin-type N-terminal cleavage/methylation domain-containing protein; translated protein: MKRQNAFTLIEMIAVLVIIGIVIAIGIPAMSGLTRSAGVQGGTRQVSNTAQLARQFAITHRTQTELRMSRGAVAVFANNIQVDKWNNLPAGVLIDPNSAGSIVFKPNGSLVSPVDQIIIVREGVTNTAVSIVGTNSNISTVMVSSVLGRVAIQ